From Carassius gibelio isolate Cgi1373 ecotype wild population from Czech Republic chromosome B23, carGib1.2-hapl.c, whole genome shotgun sequence, the proteins below share one genomic window:
- the hnf4a gene encoding hepatocyte nuclear factor 4-alpha isoform X1 yields MRLSKPLVDMEMADYSEALDPAYTTLEFENMQVLAMSTDSSPAESANMNVANHLGAGALCAICGDRATGKHYGASSCDGCKGFFRRSVRKNHMYSCRFNRQCIVDKDKRNQCRYCRLKKCFRAGMKKEAVQNERDRISTRRSSYEDSSLPSINALIQADVLSRQISSPGPILNGDIRTKKVATITDVCESMKQQLLVLVEWAKYIPAFCDLPLDDQVALLRAHAGEHLLLGAAKRSMLYKDILLLGNDHIIARNCPELEVSRVAVRILDELVLPFQDLQIDDNEYACLKAIVFFDPDAKGLSDPSKIKRMRYQVQVSLEDYINDRQYDSRGRFGELLLLLPTLQSITWQMIEQIQFVKLFGMAKIDNLLQEMLLGGSANEAPHAHHSLHPHLVQEHLSNNVIVTTNMATPIHNGQMSTPETPIPSPPAASGSDHYKMAPGVIATVPKQPSSIPQPTITKQEAI; encoded by the exons ATGCGTTTGTCCAAACCACTAGTAGACATGGAGATGGCAGACTATAGCGAGGCCTTGGACCCAGCCTACACCACCCTGGAGTTTGAGAACATGCAAGTGCTTGCGATGAGCACAG ACTCCTCGCCAGCTGAGAGTGCCAACATGAATGTTGCCAACCACTTAGGGGCCGGCGCCCTATGTGCCATCTGTGGGGACCGGGCCACAGGAAAGCACTACGGAGCCTCCAGCTGTGACGGATGCAAGGGGTTCTTCAGGCGCAGCGTACGCAAAAACCACATGTATTCCTGCAG ATTTAACAGACAGTGCATAGTGGACAAAGACAAGAGAAATCAGTGCCGGTACTGCAGACTAAAGAAATGTTTTCGAGCTGGGATGAAGAAGGAAG cTGTGCAGAATGAAAGAGACAGGATTAGCACCAGAAGATCCAGCTATGAAGACAGCAGTTTACCCTCAATAAACGCACTCATTCAGGCTGATGTCCTTTCTAGACAG ATCTCATCACCTGGTCCTATCTTGAATGGCGACATCAGAACAAAGAAGGTAGCAACTATAACTGATGTGTGCGAGTCTATGAAACAGCAGCTGCTAGTGTTGGTTGAATGGGCTAAATACATCCCAGCATTCTGTGACCTTCCCCTGGATGATCAG GTGGCTTTACTGCGAGCTCATGCTGGAGAACATCTCCTGCTAGGAGCTGCCAAACGCTCCATGCTGTATAAGGACATTTTACTATTAG GTAATGATCATATAATTGCACGAAATTGCCCCGAATTGGAGGTGAGCCGTGTGGCTGTAAGGATCCTTGATGAGTTAGTCCTTCCCTTCCAGGACCTCCAGATCGATGACAATGAATATGCCTGTTTGAAGGCCATTGTATTTTTCGATCCAG ATGCCAAAGGTTTAAGCGACCCAAGCAAGATAAAACGCATGCGATACCAAGTTCAAGTTAGTTTAGAGGACTACATAAATGACCGGCAGTACGATTCACGAGGACGGTTCGGCGAGCTACTACTTCTGTTGCCAACACTGCAGAGTATCACCTGGCAAATGATCGAGCAAATCCAATTTGTTAAATTGTTTGGAATGGCAAAGATAGACAACCTGCTACAAGAGATGCTTCTAGGAG GTTCTGCTAATGAAGCTCCTCATGCCCATCATTCTCTACACCCACATCTGGTCCAGGAGCACCTCAGTAACAATGTCATAGTCACCACAAACATGGCCACTCCAATTCACAATGGCCAGATGT CCACTCCAGAAACTCCAATCCCATCTCCCCCGGCAGCCTCAGGTTCTGATCATTACAAAATGGCACCGGGTGTTATAGCCACAGTGCCAAAGCAACCAAGCTCCATCCCTCAACCAACCATCACCAAACAAGAGGCCATCTGA
- the hnf4a gene encoding hepatocyte nuclear factor 4-alpha isoform X3, which translates to MFRNSSPAESANMNVANHLGAGALCAICGDRATGKHYGASSCDGCKGFFRRSVRKNHMYSCRFNRQCIVDKDKRNQCRYCRLKKCFRAGMKKEAVQNERDRISTRRSSYEDSSLPSINALIQADVLSRQISSPGPILNGDIRTKKVATITDVCESMKQQLLVLVEWAKYIPAFCDLPLDDQVALLRAHAGEHLLLGAAKRSMLYKDILLLGNDHIIARNCPELEVSRVAVRILDELVLPFQDLQIDDNEYACLKAIVFFDPDAKGLSDPSKIKRMRYQVQVSLEDYINDRQYDSRGRFGELLLLLPTLQSITWQMIEQIQFVKLFGMAKIDNLLQEMLLGGSANEAPHAHHSLHPHLVQEHLSNNVIVTTNMATPIHNGQMSTPETPIPSPPAASGSDHYKMAPGVIATVPKQPSSIPQPTITKQEAI; encoded by the exons ATGTTTCGCA ACTCCTCGCCAGCTGAGAGTGCCAACATGAATGTTGCCAACCACTTAGGGGCCGGCGCCCTATGTGCCATCTGTGGGGACCGGGCCACAGGAAAGCACTACGGAGCCTCCAGCTGTGACGGATGCAAGGGGTTCTTCAGGCGCAGCGTACGCAAAAACCACATGTATTCCTGCAG ATTTAACAGACAGTGCATAGTGGACAAAGACAAGAGAAATCAGTGCCGGTACTGCAGACTAAAGAAATGTTTTCGAGCTGGGATGAAGAAGGAAG cTGTGCAGAATGAAAGAGACAGGATTAGCACCAGAAGATCCAGCTATGAAGACAGCAGTTTACCCTCAATAAACGCACTCATTCAGGCTGATGTCCTTTCTAGACAG ATCTCATCACCTGGTCCTATCTTGAATGGCGACATCAGAACAAAGAAGGTAGCAACTATAACTGATGTGTGCGAGTCTATGAAACAGCAGCTGCTAGTGTTGGTTGAATGGGCTAAATACATCCCAGCATTCTGTGACCTTCCCCTGGATGATCAG GTGGCTTTACTGCGAGCTCATGCTGGAGAACATCTCCTGCTAGGAGCTGCCAAACGCTCCATGCTGTATAAGGACATTTTACTATTAG GTAATGATCATATAATTGCACGAAATTGCCCCGAATTGGAGGTGAGCCGTGTGGCTGTAAGGATCCTTGATGAGTTAGTCCTTCCCTTCCAGGACCTCCAGATCGATGACAATGAATATGCCTGTTTGAAGGCCATTGTATTTTTCGATCCAG ATGCCAAAGGTTTAAGCGACCCAAGCAAGATAAAACGCATGCGATACCAAGTTCAAGTTAGTTTAGAGGACTACATAAATGACCGGCAGTACGATTCACGAGGACGGTTCGGCGAGCTACTACTTCTGTTGCCAACACTGCAGAGTATCACCTGGCAAATGATCGAGCAAATCCAATTTGTTAAATTGTTTGGAATGGCAAAGATAGACAACCTGCTACAAGAGATGCTTCTAGGAG GTTCTGCTAATGAAGCTCCTCATGCCCATCATTCTCTACACCCACATCTGGTCCAGGAGCACCTCAGTAACAATGTCATAGTCACCACAAACATGGCCACTCCAATTCACAATGGCCAGATGT CCACTCCAGAAACTCCAATCCCATCTCCCCCGGCAGCCTCAGGTTCTGATCATTACAAAATGGCACCGGGTGTTATAGCCACAGTGCCAAAGCAACCAAGCTCCATCCCTCAACCAACCATCACCAAACAAGAGGCCATCTGA
- the hnf4a gene encoding hepatocyte nuclear factor 4-alpha isoform X2: MVNVSAQAGTHMDAAYDSSPAESANMNVANHLGAGALCAICGDRATGKHYGASSCDGCKGFFRRSVRKNHMYSCRFNRQCIVDKDKRNQCRYCRLKKCFRAGMKKEAVQNERDRISTRRSSYEDSSLPSINALIQADVLSRQISSPGPILNGDIRTKKVATITDVCESMKQQLLVLVEWAKYIPAFCDLPLDDQVALLRAHAGEHLLLGAAKRSMLYKDILLLGNDHIIARNCPELEVSRVAVRILDELVLPFQDLQIDDNEYACLKAIVFFDPDAKGLSDPSKIKRMRYQVQVSLEDYINDRQYDSRGRFGELLLLLPTLQSITWQMIEQIQFVKLFGMAKIDNLLQEMLLGGSANEAPHAHHSLHPHLVQEHLSNNVIVTTNMATPIHNGQMSTPETPIPSPPAASGSDHYKMAPGVIATVPKQPSSIPQPTITKQEAI; this comes from the exons ATGGTCAATGTGAGCGCTCAGGCCGGCACCCATATGGATGCAGCATACG ACTCCTCGCCAGCTGAGAGTGCCAACATGAATGTTGCCAACCACTTAGGGGCCGGCGCCCTATGTGCCATCTGTGGGGACCGGGCCACAGGAAAGCACTACGGAGCCTCCAGCTGTGACGGATGCAAGGGGTTCTTCAGGCGCAGCGTACGCAAAAACCACATGTATTCCTGCAG ATTTAACAGACAGTGCATAGTGGACAAAGACAAGAGAAATCAGTGCCGGTACTGCAGACTAAAGAAATGTTTTCGAGCTGGGATGAAGAAGGAAG cTGTGCAGAATGAAAGAGACAGGATTAGCACCAGAAGATCCAGCTATGAAGACAGCAGTTTACCCTCAATAAACGCACTCATTCAGGCTGATGTCCTTTCTAGACAG ATCTCATCACCTGGTCCTATCTTGAATGGCGACATCAGAACAAAGAAGGTAGCAACTATAACTGATGTGTGCGAGTCTATGAAACAGCAGCTGCTAGTGTTGGTTGAATGGGCTAAATACATCCCAGCATTCTGTGACCTTCCCCTGGATGATCAG GTGGCTTTACTGCGAGCTCATGCTGGAGAACATCTCCTGCTAGGAGCTGCCAAACGCTCCATGCTGTATAAGGACATTTTACTATTAG GTAATGATCATATAATTGCACGAAATTGCCCCGAATTGGAGGTGAGCCGTGTGGCTGTAAGGATCCTTGATGAGTTAGTCCTTCCCTTCCAGGACCTCCAGATCGATGACAATGAATATGCCTGTTTGAAGGCCATTGTATTTTTCGATCCAG ATGCCAAAGGTTTAAGCGACCCAAGCAAGATAAAACGCATGCGATACCAAGTTCAAGTTAGTTTAGAGGACTACATAAATGACCGGCAGTACGATTCACGAGGACGGTTCGGCGAGCTACTACTTCTGTTGCCAACACTGCAGAGTATCACCTGGCAAATGATCGAGCAAATCCAATTTGTTAAATTGTTTGGAATGGCAAAGATAGACAACCTGCTACAAGAGATGCTTCTAGGAG GTTCTGCTAATGAAGCTCCTCATGCCCATCATTCTCTACACCCACATCTGGTCCAGGAGCACCTCAGTAACAATGTCATAGTCACCACAAACATGGCCACTCCAATTCACAATGGCCAGATGT CCACTCCAGAAACTCCAATCCCATCTCCCCCGGCAGCCTCAGGTTCTGATCATTACAAAATGGCACCGGGTGTTATAGCCACAGTGCCAAAGCAACCAAGCTCCATCCCTCAACCAACCATCACCAAACAAGAGGCCATCTGA